In Helicobacter mastomyrinus, a single genomic region encodes these proteins:
- the serA gene encoding phosphoglycerate dehydrogenase → MKYKVIVCDHIHQSGLDLLRAQNDIEMENLASLPKDELLSKIANADVVITRSSTNVDERFLESSGQIRAVVRAGVGVDNVDIDGCSRKGIVVMNVPTANTIAAVELTMAHLINAVRNFPSANAQLKNERKWKREDWYGIELKGKKLGIIGFGNIGSRVGIRAKAFEMDVLVYDPYILPSKATDLEIAYTSNFDEILSCDIITIHTPKNTETKDMITAKEIAKMKDGVILINCARGGLYNEKDLYDGLQSGKIKWAGIDVFNKEPAIDDALLDLPNVYVTPHIGANTLESQEQIAIQAAQAAIEAARGSSYANALNLPVKESELPSVVKPYLELMQKLGFLAVQANKGVITSIHIEAQGEIGAYVDSLKTFALVGALNASLGDKINYVNAPFVAKERGIEVKTSIKQVSDTYKNHIHITLSTQNESISLSGTVFEDRHLRLTSINHFQFDIEPKGRIIFFRNTDVPGVIGLVGSTLGNHQVNIADFRLARQNKEAMAVILVDSQLPEVAIKQLEEIPACLSVKVLNI, encoded by the coding sequence ATGAAATACAAAGTCATCGTATGCGACCACATTCATCAAAGCGGCTTAGACTTGCTTAGAGCGCAAAATGATATAGAAATGGAGAATCTCGCTTCCTTACCTAAAGATGAATTGCTTAGTAAAATCGCTAATGCCGATGTGGTGATTACGCGAAGCTCGACCAATGTCGATGAGAGATTCTTAGAATCTTCAGGCCAAATACGTGCGGTAGTGCGTGCAGGCGTGGGCGTAGATAATGTCGATATTGATGGCTGCTCTCGCAAGGGTATTGTAGTGATGAATGTCCCCACAGCCAATACTATTGCCGCAGTTGAGCTTACAATGGCACATCTTATCAATGCCGTGCGGAATTTCCCCAGTGCAAATGCACAACTCAAAAATGAGCGTAAATGGAAACGTGAAGATTGGTATGGCATTGAGCTAAAGGGTAAAAAGCTTGGTATTATTGGCTTTGGTAATATCGGCTCACGCGTGGGAATCCGCGCTAAAGCTTTTGAAATGGACGTATTAGTCTATGACCCTTATATCCTGCCATCTAAGGCGACAGATTTAGAAATCGCCTACACAAGCAATTTTGATGAGATTCTCTCTTGCGATATTATTACGATTCACACGCCTAAAAACACTGAAACAAAGGATATGATTACCGCTAAAGAGATTGCTAAAATGAAAGATGGCGTGATACTTATTAACTGCGCACGTGGGGGTTTGTATAATGAAAAAGACTTATATGATGGGCTTCAAAGTGGCAAAATCAAGTGGGCAGGGATTGATGTGTTTAATAAAGAGCCAGCTATTGATGATGCGCTGCTTGATTTGCCAAATGTCTATGTAACGCCGCACATCGGGGCAAATACATTAGAATCTCAAGAGCAAATCGCCATTCAAGCTGCGCAGGCGGCTATCGAGGCTGCTCGTGGCTCAAGCTATGCTAACGCCCTCAATCTCCCCGTGAAAGAATCCGAATTGCCAAGTGTGGTAAAGCCTTATCTTGAATTAATGCAAAAACTAGGATTTTTGGCTGTACAGGCAAATAAGGGCGTGATTACCTCCATTCATATAGAAGCGCAAGGCGAGATTGGCGCTTATGTGGATTCTCTTAAAACTTTTGCGCTTGTGGGTGCGCTCAATGCGAGTTTGGGCGATAAGATTAATTATGTAAATGCACCTTTTGTCGCTAAAGAGCGAGGCATAGAGGTGAAAACTTCCATAAAGCAAGTAAGTGATACCTATAAGAATCATATCCATATCACTTTAAGCACACAAAATGAGAGTATTAGCTTAAGTGGGACGGTTTTTGAAGATAGACATCTGCGCCTTACTTCGATAAATCATTTTCAATTTGATATTGAGCCAAAGGGTAGAATCATATTCTTTAGAAATACCGATGTGCCGGGTGTGATTGGGCTTGTGGGTAGCACATTAGGGAATCATCAAGTGAATATTGCTGATTTTCGTCTCGCACGTCAAAATAAAGAAGCAATGGCGGTTATACTTGTAGATTCACAACTACCTGAAGTAGCTATCAAGCAGCTTGAGGAAATCCCCGCGTGCTTGAGTGTTAAGGTGCTTAATATATAA